The window aacacacactgtgttacaaacacacagaaacacacactgtgttacaaacacacagaaacacacactgtgttacaaacacacagaaacacacaccgtgttacaaacacacagaaacacacaccgtgttacacacacagaaacacacaccgtgttacaaacacacacagaaacacacactgtgttacaaacacacacagaaacacactacatgttacaaacacacacagaaacacactacatgttacaaacacacacagaaacacactacatgctacaaacacacacagaaacacactacatgttacaaacacacacagaaacacactacatgctacaaacacacacagaaacacactacatgttacaaacacacacagaaacacactacatgctacaaacacacacagaaacacactacatgctacaaacacacacagaaacacactacatgctacaaacacacacagaaacacactacatgctacaaacacacacagaaacacactacatgctacaaacacacacagaaacacactacatgttacaaacacacacagaaacacactacatgctacaaacacacacagaaacacactacatgttacaaacacacacagaaacacactacatgctacaaacacacacagaaacacactacatgcTATACTATTATTTACACAGGATTTAAAGTCTTATGTTCCACATCTAGTCGTCAGTGTATTATAAACAGGTGTTTACTGAAGAGGTGTGTCATGTTTTCTCATGAAACTGAAACATGTGTTTTCTCAATATGATCAATAACGTTTTTCATGAAATGATTAATGATGTTAACTATGACACACACGTTTGATAACACCATCTGCTAATATGTACATTTAGCTGGTAATCATTTAACACATTGTGCTGTTTTACAGGTTTAATGAGCAGAGCTTTGTTCGTGAAGTAAAGAAAGACTTTAGCTGTTCTGTCGATGTGCATTTCTGTCATTAGCCCCACAGGAACATTACTATCTGCTAAACATTAAAGTCTCGCGAGATGAAAGGATGCTAAAAGGTTGTCCTGAGGGTTaatctttatggtttttgcaaatattgtaataaaataaatgtaaatgaagctTACGTTTCATAAGAGACAGTAGCAGATACAACTAGAACAGTTACTCTTTCTGTCACCAGAttattacatatattatatttatattatataaaatatcatGAAAGActgaagctaacgttagcatggaAGCAGCCTGGTGTTTGTTTTCGGAGTTACCGTTAGTATTTATAAAGATACATATATACATGAGTATAGTTTGTTGGAGGTAAATCATGAGCTCACCTTCGTCTTGCTCGTACATCTTTATCTTTTATCGCTTTTATCGCTTTTCAATCCAGACAAAACACACGATTTCGCGACGAACAGCGCGCCGGAACTACACACGTGACTTCCGGTCTTCTTGTTCTGGTGACGCTAGACGCAGAGACGACCCACTCTTGCCCCCTGTAGTTTGAAACCCTGCACTGCGTTGTTATCACCTGCTGTAATATAGTGTGTATGATATGGGGGTTGATTTGTCTAAACATTATTTGTGCGAACAGAAAAACTAATTAGGTGAAAATGTGTGATTCGTAAATGTAAAACACCTTCCACAAATGCATTCAAAAGATTTGCAAACTCaccaaaaatgtttacaaattttaaaaaaagatctgtgaATACTatcattaatttaaaaatgaaggaaataaatTAGTGGATCTCTCTCTAACATGGACAACTTTCGCTCAGGCATTGTGAATCAatttggtgtttgtttgtgtctcaaTTCTCTCTTTATGCATCgtgtttttacacacacacagttttgagACAAACTTTCCGAATTGAAGAAAATCTGCTTGTGACATTTacgcaaaaaataaaaaataaacagcatgtgTTAAAACCGTTTGGTTTTGAAATTATTGACCGGAATATTGACTCCtaaaagtagagactctacatactgatatacacctgaacatcagcaggagaggactctttaaagtagagacactacatactgatatacacctgaacatcagcaggagaggactctttaaagtagagactctacatactgatatacacctgaacatcagcaggagaggactctttaaagtagagacactacatactgatatacacctgaacatcagcaggagaggactctttaaagtagagactctacatactgatatacaccNNNNNNNNNNNNNNNNNNNNNNNNNNNNNNNNNNNNNNNNNNNNNNNNNNNNNNNNNNNNNNNNNNNNNNNNNNNNNNNNNNNNNNNNNNNNNNNNNNNNNNNNNNNNNNNNNNNNNNNNNNNNNNNNNNNNNNNNNNNNNNNNNNNNNNNNNNNNNNNNNNNNNNNNNNNNNNNNNNNNNNNNNNNNNNNNNNNNNNNNNNNNNNNNNNNNNNNNNNNNNNNNNNNNNNNNNNNNNNNNNNNNNNNNNNNNNNNNNNNNNNNNNNNNNNNNNNNNNNNNNNNNNNNNNNNNNNNNNNNNNNNNNNNNNNNNNNNNNNNNNNNNNNNNNNNNNNNNNNNNNNNNNNNNNNNNNNNNNNNNNNNNNNNNNNNNNNNNNNNNNNNNNNNNNNNNNNNNNNNNNNNNNNNNNNNNNNNNNNNNNNNNNNNNNNNNNNNNNNNNNNNNNNNNNNNNNNNNNNNNNNNNNNNNNNNNNNNNNNNNNNNNNNNNNNNNNNNNNNNNTTTGGGGGGGACCTGTAAGGGGTCGGATCTCTCAGGTGCACCTGTAAGGGTCGGGATGCCCTTGGTGCACCTTAAAGGTCAGAGCTCTCATGGTGCACCGAAGGCAGGTCTCTCATGGTGCCCTTAGAGGGGCAGGATGCTCCTATTGGGGGCACCTGAAGGTCAGGAGCCTCGGGTcacctgtagaggtcaggatgctctctatggtgcacctgtagaggtcaggatgctctctgtgctgcacctgtagaggtcaggatgctctatatggtgcacctgtagaggtcaggatgctgtctatggtgcacctgtagaggtcaggatgctctctgtggtgcacctgtagaggtcaggaggctctctatggtacacctgtagagggtcaggaggCTCTCTATGATGCACCTGTAGAGgccaggatgctctctatggtgcacctcCTGGAGTCCATATTGAACCTCACGCAGTTGTGGTGTTTCTCTGTGGTTCTGGtggttgttgtgtttctctgtggtTCTGATGGTTGTAGTGTTGCTCTGTGGTTCTGATGGTTGTTGTGTGTCTCAGAGCGGGGCAGACCGGCCTCTCAGTGGTCGCTGGGCCCAGTTCCTCGCCGGTTGGTCCAGCGATGACTTCTGTTCGTCCCTGGAGCTCAAAGGCCTGTTGCGGGGGGGCATCCCTCGGGAGTACCGGCAGCGGGTCTGGACCTGGCTGATCCGGGCCAGAACCAGGAGTGCCAGGGAGCGCCACCCAAAGCGCTACCAgcaggtaaacaggaagtacacTGACACACCTGGATGTAGAGTTTCACCTCCTGATTGCTAACTGCTGTTAGTTGGATACAGTTACAGATGCAGTGAGTCAGCTGGTGTTAGTTAGCTGGTGTTAGTTAGCTGGTGTTAGTTAGCTGGTGTTAGTTAGCTGGTGTTAGTTAGCTACGGTTAGTTAGCTACggttaaatcaaatcaaatcaacctttatttatagcccaatatcacaaaacacgtttGTCTCAGTCGGACAAGATAgtgtatgtaatgtatgaaatagaaataaaataagataagaacaAAAGACAGTTAGTCAGCTGTTGGGAGTTAGTTGAGTTGTTTTGAGTTTTGAGATTTTCTGAAAAATGCTAACCCTAGCTAACCTGTTAGCCTGTGTAGGGTTAGCATTTTTCAGAAAATCTCGAAATTCTGACTTTTCCTGAAATCACAGAATAttcccttttttctcagaatcaAAAAGGTCAAGTGTATATTCAAGTTGTTAACCTGTGGCTGTAATCTGtgaaaatatcaacatttttacatttcttttgaaaatcacaacattttgacttttctcaaaattcagattttgCTAGAATTCTCAGTATACTGGGTCTGACAGCATGATGTATGAAAGGAAATCATGTGTGACCCTAACCCCATGCGTATGCTGCAGTACATGTAAACACATGTtcttcaacatgttttcatttttctgaaatctcaaaattctgacttttcacAATTCTGAGTCTATAgtccaaatttaaaaaatcactttCGGTCCGACCTCAAAGAACGTGTTTTAGCCCTGATCCCGTCCTCTGCTGTACATCACGTGTTACTGATTAACCAGCTGCTGTGTTTCAAGCTTTGTGAGAAAAGCCTGGAGTCTCCTCGTCCCGCCTCCAGACAGATCCAGCTGGACCTCCACCGCACCCTGACCACCAATCAGCACTTCTCCTCACCCTCTAGCCCCGCCCTCCAGCAGCTGCGCCGCGTCCTATTGGCCTTTTCCTGGCAGAACCCTGCCATTGGCTACTGCCAAGGCCTCAACAGGTACACACATGTTTGTACTTTTCCACAGGTGAGGACCCTCTGTGACACTGTGGCCCCAGAACCAGAGACTACAAGACTGTCGTGTGACTTGTCATTTGACGTGTCATGTGACGTGTCATGTGCCATGTTGATTGGCTGCTCACTCTCAGTCTCAGAATGATCATGTGACACCTTGTGTAAACTCTGCATGAAGACAAAACCAGTCAGCTCACACACTCTGATGGCCTGCCACTATAACACACTGTGGATAacctctggtgtgtgtgtgtgtgtgtgtgtgtgtgtgtgtgtgtgtgtgtgtgtgtgtgtgtgtgtgtgtgtgtgtgtgtgtgtgtgtgtgtgtgaggtgatgTTTAAGAAAGTGTCCTCATTACATGACGCTGTGTTTTCATATATGATGAAAGTGATGGTGATGAAGGTGaaggtggtgatgatgatgatgatgatgatgatgatggtgatgacgacgacgatgatgatgatggtgatgatgatgatggcggTGGTGATGacgatggtgatgatgatgatgatgatgatgatggtgatgacgatggtgatggtgatgatgatgatgatgatggtgatgatgatgatgatgatgatgatggtgatgacgatggtgatggtgatgatgatgatgatggtgatgatgatgatggtgatgatgatgatgatgatgatgatggtgatgacgatggtgatggtgatgatgatgatgatgatgatgatgatggtgatgacgatggtgatggtgatgatgatgatgatgatgatgatggtgatgatgatgatggtgatgatgatgatggtgatgacgacgatgatgatgatgatgatgatggtgatgacgacgacgatgatgatgatggtgatgatgatgatggcggtggtgatgatgatgatgatgatgatgatgatgatgatgatggcggTGGTGATGacgatggtgatgatgatgatgatgaagatggtgatgatgatgatggtgatgacgacgatgatgatgatgatgatgatggtggtggtgatgatgatggtgatgatgatgatgatgatgatggtgatgatgatggtgatgatgatgatgatggtgatgacgacggtgatgatgatgatgatgatgatgatggcggtggtgatgatgatgatgatgatgatgatggcggTGGTGATGacgatggtgatgatgatgatgatgaagatggtgatgatgatgatggtgatgacgacgatgatgatgatgatgatgatgatgatggtggtggtgatgatgatggtgatgatgatgatgatgatgatggtgatgatgatggtggtgatgatgatgatgatggtgatgacgacggtgatgatgatgatggtgatgatgatgatgatggtgatgacgacggtgatgatgatgatggtgatggtggtgaaaACCTGTGGTTCCTCAGGCTGGCGGCTCTGGCCCTGCTGGTTCTGCAGAGCGAGGAGGAGGCGTTCTGGTGTCTGGTGGCCGTGGTGGAGAACATCATGCCTCCGGATTATTTACACCCAGAAGCTGCTGGCCTCGCAGGTCTGAACTGAGGACTTATCTGAAGCCCTAACAGTTCCTCTGTGGAGGCGCTCATCATTCCAGCAGTATAACCGTGTGCTCTGCAGGCGGATCAGCGCGTTCTGAAAATCTTCCTATCGGAGAAGCTTCCTCGTCTCTCCGCTCACCTGCAGCTTCACAACGTGGACGTGTCGCTGGTCTCCTTCAACTGGTTCCTGGTGGTTTTCGTGGAGAGTCTTCCCAGCGACCTGCTGCTGAGGCTGTGGGACGCCTTCCTGTACGAGGGCAGCAAGGTGCACACATTGATATCCAGAACAGTCCTCTGAGCATCCTGCTGAGGAACCCAGAGAGCAGGAGACCCTCACCCTTAAATATCATTCATATTCAATATCAATGTTTCAGGTGATCTTCAGGTACGCTCTGGCTCTGTTCAAATACAAAGAGGACGACATCCTGAAGATCCAGGATGGCGTGGAGATCTACCAGTACCTGCGCTTCTTCACCAAGACCATCACTGACGGCAGGTAGAGAGACTTCCTCTTTATACTTCCGTTTGATGCGTTtgatgaaagttacggtgctgaTGAAGCAGTTTAAAATTTATACCGTAACTTTCCAAAGAGCTTGGTTCTGAACGTTCAGCTCTGGAttcatcaaaaggagaaatatgaacggtACTTTTACTGAAAGGATCCAATAGAGtctctgagctgtgtggggtttctgaagCCTTTACTACATGTTGAACTGTGATATCCAAAGTGATAGCTGAAGGCATCACTAgtttattataacacatttgtatttattataaatatgtcataTAATCATACCTAttggattcatgtgggttaatacgAGGACCGGAGGGGGGGCTTTGTAATGCAGTgtatctgtctctgctgtcctggttcataaagcagaaacagcaccatcaaagagcacggtgcagaggagaggctctcaggagctttagaggagctgtagttccccacagcagacgctcaTTAAGGACGGCCTTCATCATCAAGACGTGGATAGTGTCGCTCAGTCGGGTTCTCAAAGCAGCCTCTGTTCCTCAGTCCTGTTGAGTTCTCCTGTCCACTGTTCCTTAACCCCGGGacctttcacacagaggtcaaggaacaGTAGATAGATAGACCATAGGCGCTGATTCCTGTTCATaaactgcttcctgtctcttcctgttcataaactgcttcctgtctcttcctgttcataaactgcttcctgtctcttcctgttcataaactgcttcctgtctcttcctgttcataaactgcttcctgtctcttcGTGGTTGCAGGAGGCTGGCCA of the Eleginops maclovinus isolate JMC-PN-2008 ecotype Puerto Natales chromosome 4, JC_Emac_rtc_rv5, whole genome shotgun sequence genome contains:
- the LOC134863636 gene encoding LOW QUALITY PROTEIN: TBC1 domain family member 2A-like (The sequence of the model RefSeq protein was modified relative to this genomic sequence to represent the inferred CDS: deleted 1 base in 1 codon), with translation MVVVLLCGSDGCCVSQSGADRPLSGRWAQFLAGWSSDDFCSSLELKGLLRGGIPREYRQRVWTWLIRARTRSARERHPKRYQQLCEKSLESPRPASRQIQLDLHRTLTTNQHFSSPSSPALQQLRRVLLAFSWQNPAIGYCQGLNRLAALALLVLQSEEEAFWCLVAVVENIMPPDYYTQKLLASQADQRVLKIFLSEKLPRLSAHLQLHNVDVSLVSFNWFLVVFVESLPSDLLLRLWDAFLYEGSKVIFRYALALFKYKEDDILKIQDGVEIYQYLRFFTKTITDGRRLASIAFGDMNPFPGRLLRNRRVLHLQRLQAELQDLEDQQQEFMRENRRDDKELDVSEDEDELL